From Magnetococcales bacterium, the proteins below share one genomic window:
- a CDS encoding sel1 repeat family protein: MQRVLCFVWIIGFSVLVPMGNMGHCAGRMDTVFVRVAATFGDADAQYNLGLMYETGDGVQKDIKKAWDWFHRAAEQGLPEAQNKLGIMYEHKVIGGLRNKKDKAYAYAYYHLAAMKGNKDAAENRDILGRSMSSQELEDGQSMIMQFSESFSGKSK; encoded by the coding sequence ATGCAGCGTGTTTTGTGCTTTGTCTGGATCATCGGTTTTTCCGTATTGGTTCCGATGGGCAACATGGGGCATTGCGCGGGTCGGATGGATACGGTGTTCGTCCGGGTGGCGGCCACCTTCGGGGATGCGGATGCCCAGTACAATCTGGGCTTGATGTACGAAACCGGTGACGGGGTGCAAAAAGATATCAAGAAGGCCTGGGATTGGTTCCACAGGGCCGCCGAGCAGGGACTCCCGGAAGCCCAGAACAAACTGGGCATCATGTACGAACACAAGGTGATCGGCGGTTTGAGAAACAAGAAGGACAAGGCTTACGCCTATGCCTATTACCATCTCGCCGCCATGAAAGGCAACAAGGACGCCGCAGAGAATCGGGACATCCTGGGACGCAGTATGAGTTCCCAGGAGCTTGAAGATGGTCAAAGCATGATCATGCAGTTTTCCGAGTCTTTTTCCGGCAAGTCCAAATAG
- a CDS encoding hypoxanthine phosphoribosyltransferase: MTLMLDAGRIREAVVEMARRIDREVIDPSPPGEEPVLVVVLKGAFVFGSDLLRALSRPIPVVFVHARSQDSRVVMTVEDQQFIRNRHVILVDILMDSGGSLKRLHRWLMGECRPASIRVAALLHKTVNDPDPLPLDFLGYEVPDVRLVGYGMDENQRYRGLPEVYTWWTPSQSLA; encoded by the coding sequence ATGACGCTGATGTTGGATGCCGGGCGCATTCGCGAAGCTGTGGTCGAGATGGCGCGGCGGATCGATCGGGAAGTGATCGATCCCTCTCCCCCTGGAGAAGAGCCGGTTTTGGTGGTGGTGCTCAAGGGGGCGTTCGTGTTCGGAAGCGATCTGTTGCGGGCCTTGTCCAGGCCGATTCCCGTGGTGTTCGTGCATGCCCGTTCCCAGGACTCCCGGGTGGTGATGACCGTGGAAGATCAGCAGTTCATCCGCAATCGCCATGTGATCCTGGTGGATATCCTCATGGACAGCGGTGGCAGCCTGAAGCGTCTGCACCGCTGGTTGATGGGGGAGTGTCGTCCCGCCTCCATTCGCGTGGCGGCCTTGTTGCACAAGACCGTCAACGATCCCGATCCGTTGCCGTTGGATTTTTTGGGCTATGAAGTGCCGGATGTGCGTCTGGTCGGGTATGGCATGGACGAGAATCAGCGCTATCGGGGGTTGCCGGAGGTGTATACCTGGTGGACCCCCAGTCAATCCCTGGCGTGA
- the accC gene encoding acetyl-CoA carboxylase biotin carboxylase subunit: MFNKILIANRGEIALRVHRACKELGIQTVAVHSSADAEAMHVKLADESVCIGPPASMDSYLNMAAIMAAAEITDTQAIHPGYGFLSENAAFAEIIQASGLTFIGPEPEVIRLLGDKVRARQAMIEAGVPVVQGSSSAVPNEEMALKIAREIGFPVIIKASGGGGGRGMKVVHTDAALINSYTVARNEAQQFFKNDEVYIEKFLRNPRHVEIQILADKHGHAIHLGERDCSLQRRHQKILEESPSPMVTPEERNHLGLLATRAALAVGYTGAGTFEFLQSEGKFHFIEVNTRIQVEHPVTEMVTGLDLVKEQIRVAAGLPLAITQEQVRFTGHAIECRINAEDPERFIPSPGLITEYHPPGGGGVRVDSGAYAGYRIPPYYDSLISKLIVHGADRTEAVARMRRALDEYVIGGVKTTLPLHQRILRDGAFVRGRYDLNFLSRFLKRDG, translated from the coding sequence ATGTTCAATAAAATCCTGATCGCCAACCGTGGCGAGATCGCCTTGCGGGTTCATCGCGCCTGCAAGGAACTGGGTATCCAGACCGTGGCGGTCCACTCTTCGGCGGATGCCGAGGCCATGCACGTCAAGCTGGCGGATGAATCGGTCTGCATCGGTCCTCCGGCTTCCATGGATTCCTATCTCAACATGGCGGCGATCATGGCCGCCGCCGAGATCACCGATACCCAGGCGATCCATCCGGGATACGGTTTCCTCTCCGAAAACGCCGCGTTCGCCGAAATCATCCAGGCTTCCGGCCTGACCTTCATCGGTCCGGAACCGGAGGTGATCCGTCTGCTTGGAGACAAGGTGCGGGCCCGTCAGGCCATGATCGAGGCGGGTGTGCCGGTGGTGCAGGGTTCCTCCTCGGCGGTGCCCAATGAAGAGATGGCCCTGAAAATCGCCCGGGAGATCGGTTTCCCGGTGATCATCAAGGCTTCCGGTGGCGGTGGCGGTCGGGGCATGAAGGTGGTCCACACCGACGCCGCCCTGATCAACAGCTACACGGTCGCCCGCAACGAGGCCCAGCAGTTTTTCAAGAACGATGAGGTCTATATCGAAAAATTCTTGAGAAATCCCCGTCATGTGGAAATTCAGATCCTGGCGGACAAGCATGGTCACGCCATTCATCTGGGGGAGCGGGACTGCTCCTTGCAGCGGCGGCATCAAAAGATTCTGGAAGAGTCTCCCTCCCCCATGGTCACCCCCGAAGAGCGCAATCATCTCGGACTCCTGGCCACCCGGGCGGCGCTGGCCGTGGGCTATACCGGTGCCGGAACCTTCGAGTTTTTGCAATCCGAAGGCAAGTTTCACTTCATTGAGGTCAATACCCGCATTCAGGTGGAACACCCGGTGACTGAAATGGTCACGGGACTGGATCTGGTCAAAGAACAGATCCGGGTCGCCGCCGGACTGCCCCTGGCCATCACCCAGGAGCAGGTGCGTTTTACCGGTCACGCCATAGAGTGCCGCATCAATGCCGAGGATCCGGAACGGTTCATCCCGTCTCCGGGCCTGATCACCGAGTATCATCCGCCGGGAGGCGGTGGGGTGCGGGTCGATTCCGGGGCATACGCGGGATACCGGATTCCCCCCTATTACGACTCCCTCATCAGCAAATTGATCGTGCATGGGGCGGATCGTACCGAAGCCGTGGCCCGCATGCGGCGCGCCTTGGACGAATATGTGATCGGCGGCGTCAAGACCACCTTGCCGTTGCATCAGCGCATTTTGCGGGATGGGGCGTTTGTGCGGGGTCGCTATGACTTGAATTTCCTGAGTCGTTTCCTCAAACGGGACGGTTGA
- the accB gene encoding acetyl-CoA carboxylase biotin carboxyl carrier protein — protein MAFDLREIRQFIRFLSDTDVAEVEIKEDGRTLRITRAQPAPPVAAPAPFVARPAQYAVPAVALPPPASFVPSSSAGETRETTVAITAPMVGTFYKAASPESAPFVKLGDMVKKGQVVCIIEAMKLMNEIESEVSGRVVSIIKENATPVEYGEEMFLVEPS, from the coding sequence ATGGCTTTTGATCTGAGAGAAATTCGTCAATTCATTCGGTTTTTGTCCGATACGGACGTGGCCGAGGTGGAAATCAAGGAGGATGGGCGCACCTTGCGCATCACCCGCGCCCAGCCTGCCCCGCCGGTGGCGGCTCCCGCTCCGTTCGTGGCCCGTCCGGCCCAGTACGCGGTTCCGGCGGTGGCCTTGCCGCCTCCGGCGTCGTTTGTCCCGTCCTCTTCCGCCGGAGAGACCCGGGAAACCACCGTCGCCATCACCGCACCCATGGTAGGCACCTTCTACAAGGCCGCCTCCCCCGAGTCCGCGCCCTTCGTGAAGCTCGGAGACATGGTGAAAAAAGGACAGGTGGTGTGCATCATCGAAGCCATGAAACTCATGAACGAAATCGAATCGGAAGTGAGTGGCCGGGTGGTGAGCATCATCAAGGAAAATGCCACCCCGGTGGAATACGGGGAAGAGATGTTTTTGGTTGAGCCGAGCTGA
- the aroQ gene encoding type II 3-dehydroquinate dehydratase translates to MSGTSVQPWRILVINGPNLNLLGKRETGIYGALTLADIESACRLKAKSLGVTIDFYQSNYEGGLVERIQAALGAVDGILINPAAYTHTSVAIRDALLAVNIPVMEVHLSNIHRREPFRHHSYISDIAEGVIAGLGADGYLYALDAVVRRLAARVGP, encoded by the coding sequence ATGAGCGGGACTTCTGTGCAACCGTGGCGTATCTTGGTGATCAACGGCCCCAACCTGAATCTTCTGGGAAAACGGGAAACCGGCATCTACGGCGCCCTGACCCTGGCCGACATCGAGTCCGCCTGTCGCCTCAAGGCCAAATCATTGGGAGTCACAATCGATTTTTATCAGTCCAACTATGAGGGAGGATTGGTGGAGCGGATTCAGGCCGCCCTGGGGGCGGTGGATGGCATCCTCATCAATCCCGCGGCTTATACCCACACCTCGGTCGCCATTCGTGACGCGTTGCTCGCCGTGAATATCCCGGTGATGGAGGTCCATCTGAGCAACATTCATCGGCGTGAGCCTTTTCGGCACCACTCGTACATCAGCGACATCGCCGAAGGGGTGATTGCGGGATTGGGTGCGGATGGTTATCTTTATGCCCTGGACGCCGTGGTGCGTCGCCTCGCCGCCAGGGTCGGGCCTTGA
- the thiS gene encoding sulfur carrier protein ThiS, translating into MRIQLNGETTDLTDSLTVSALLEQLRFDAKRVAVERNLEVVPRERYATTQLAEADRVEIVHFIGGGMEPAQDDPLVIAGRPFKSRLLVGTGKYKDFEETAQAVAASGAEIVTVAVRRVNVSDPKAPMLTDYLDPKRYLYLPNTAGCFTADEAVRTLRLAREAGGWNLVKLEVLSDPKYLWPNNPETLLAAEKLIAEGFEVMVYTTDDPYLCKRFEEMGCVAVMPLAAPIGSGLGVRNPYTIKIIIEEAKVPVLVDAGVGCASDAAYAMELGCDGVLMNTAIAGAKDPILMATAMKKAVEAGRASYQAGRIPRKLYASASSPLDGLFF; encoded by the coding sequence ATGCGCATCCAACTCAATGGCGAAACCACCGACCTGACCGATTCCCTCACTGTTTCCGCGCTGTTGGAACAGTTGCGCTTCGATGCCAAACGTGTGGCCGTGGAACGCAATCTGGAAGTGGTGCCCCGGGAACGGTATGCCACCACCCAACTGGCGGAGGCGGATCGGGTGGAGATTGTCCATTTCATCGGCGGCGGCATGGAACCGGCGCAAGACGATCCTTTGGTGATCGCGGGACGGCCCTTCAAAAGCCGCCTGCTGGTGGGTACCGGGAAATACAAGGATTTCGAGGAGACGGCCCAGGCCGTGGCCGCGTCCGGAGCGGAGATCGTGACGGTGGCGGTGCGCCGGGTGAATGTCAGCGATCCCAAGGCGCCGATGCTGACGGATTATCTGGATCCGAAGCGTTATCTGTATCTGCCCAACACCGCGGGCTGTTTCACCGCCGACGAGGCGGTGCGCACCTTGCGGCTGGCCCGGGAGGCGGGGGGCTGGAATCTGGTGAAACTGGAGGTGCTCTCCGATCCCAAATACCTGTGGCCCAACAATCCGGAAACCCTGCTCGCCGCCGAAAAATTGATCGCCGAAGGGTTCGAGGTGATGGTCTACACCACGGATGATCCGTATTTATGTAAACGGTTCGAGGAGATGGGCTGCGTGGCGGTGATGCCGCTGGCCGCCCCCATCGGCTCCGGGCTGGGGGTGCGCAATCCTTATACCATCAAGATCATCATCGAAGAGGCCAAAGTGCCGGTGCTGGTAGACGCGGGGGTGGGATGCGCCTCGGACGCGGCCTACGCCATGGAACTGGGATGCGATGGCGTGCTGATGAACACCGCCATCGCCGGAGCCAAGGATCCGATTCTCATGGCCACGGCCATGAAAAAGGCGGTGGAGGCAGGACGTGCCTCCTATCAGGCGGGACGCATTCCCCGCAAACTCTACGCCTCGGCGTCCAGCCCCCTGGATGGTCTCTTTTTTTAG
- a CDS encoding FemAB family PEP-CTERM system-associated protein — translation MEVRSLEAGEEGAWDRFVAECPEATFFHRAGWKAVAEEVFGHRTHYLLARAGGEIRGVLPLVRVKSRLFGHSLVSTPFCVYGGVAALDEAARLALEAHAEALAVALQVDWLECRNAAPRRPEWQGKDLYYTFRKPMVADPEVNLLAIPRKQRAEVRRGMQHGLLGVADDDIGGLCFDIYSESVRNLGTPVFPRALFVQLKKQFGPDCQGWRIEQQGKTVAAVVSFYFRDQVLPYYGGGLPVARSTGAMAFMYWDLMTHAGARGARLFDFGRSKLGSGSFDFKKYYGFTPEPLPYRYRLVRATHLPEINPLNPKYRYFIKLWKRLPLPVAERIGPWLSRNLG, via the coding sequence CTGGAGGTGCGTTCCCTGGAAGCCGGAGAAGAGGGGGCCTGGGACCGTTTTGTGGCGGAGTGCCCGGAGGCGACCTTTTTTCATCGGGCGGGTTGGAAGGCGGTGGCGGAGGAGGTGTTCGGCCATCGTACCCATTATCTGCTGGCCCGAGCGGGGGGAGAGATCCGGGGGGTATTGCCGCTGGTGCGGGTCAAGAGCCGATTGTTTGGCCATTCTCTGGTTTCGACGCCGTTTTGTGTCTATGGGGGGGTGGCGGCCCTGGACGAGGCGGCCCGTCTGGCCCTGGAGGCCCATGCGGAAGCGTTGGCCGTGGCGTTGCAGGTGGATTGGCTGGAGTGTCGCAACGCCGCCCCCCGGCGACCGGAATGGCAGGGCAAGGATTTGTATTACACCTTTCGCAAGCCCATGGTGGCGGATCCCGAGGTCAATTTGTTGGCCATTCCCCGCAAGCAGCGGGCGGAGGTGCGGCGCGGGATGCAACACGGTCTGCTGGGAGTGGCGGATGACGACATCGGCGGGCTGTGTTTCGACATCTATTCCGAAAGCGTGCGCAATCTCGGCACTCCGGTTTTTCCCCGCGCTTTGTTCGTGCAATTGAAAAAACAGTTCGGCCCGGATTGTCAGGGGTGGCGCATCGAACAGCAGGGCAAAACCGTGGCGGCGGTGGTGAGTTTTTATTTTCGCGATCAGGTGTTGCCTTATTATGGTGGGGGGCTTCCCGTGGCCCGTTCCACCGGGGCCATGGCCTTCATGTATTGGGATCTGATGACCCATGCCGGTGCCCGTGGCGCACGACTGTTCGACTTTGGACGCAGCAAGCTGGGATCCGGCTCGTTTGATTTCAAGAAATATTACGGTTTCACCCCGGAGCCGCTGCCTTATCGCTATCGGCTGGTACGGGCCACCCATCTGCCGGAAATCAATCCCCTGAATCCGAAATACCGTTATTTCATAAAGCTTTGGAAACGTCTTCCCCTGCCCGTGGCCGAGAGGATCGGGCCATGGCTTTCCAGGAATCTGGGGTAA
- a CDS encoding DUF3473 domain-containing protein: MGSAPDTGSVPTRHGGRLNALTVDVEEYFQVAAFEPYVARHQWESLPSRLEGNTRRILDLLARHEAHATFFVLGWVARRHPSLVRDIVAAGHELASHGMEHVRVTRQDPATFLADARESRLILEQIGGVAVRGYRASTYSIGQDNTWAFATLHAAGYVYSSSVYPIRHDLYGWPEAPRDPFWPSGVVGTGVVEIPVATLLLGKRRYPCGGGGFFRLYPYFFSRWAWHRLNEGEGRSGVFYFHPWELDPDQPRMPGLGWKSRLRHYLNLRRMEGRMTALLGDFRWERMDRVYAGVIEGERT; encoded by the coding sequence ATGGGGAGCGCGCCGGATACCGGCAGTGTTCCGACCCGCCATGGGGGGCGCCTCAATGCCTTGACCGTGGATGTGGAAGAGTATTTTCAGGTGGCGGCTTTCGAGCCTTACGTGGCCCGTCACCAGTGGGAGAGTCTGCCCTCCCGTCTGGAGGGCAACACCCGACGCATTCTGGATCTTTTGGCCCGTCATGAGGCCCATGCCACTTTTTTCGTGCTGGGTTGGGTGGCGCGGCGTCATCCTTCCCTGGTACGCGACATCGTGGCCGCCGGACACGAGCTGGCCAGTCACGGCATGGAACATGTGCGGGTGACCCGACAGGATCCGGCCACCTTTCTGGCGGATGCCCGGGAGTCCCGGTTGATTCTGGAGCAGATCGGGGGTGTGGCGGTGCGGGGATATCGGGCCTCGACTTATTCCATTGGCCAGGACAACACCTGGGCCTTCGCGACGCTGCACGCAGCCGGTTATGTGTACAGTTCCAGCGTCTACCCGATTCGACATGATCTTTATGGCTGGCCCGAGGCTCCCCGGGATCCGTTCTGGCCCAGCGGTGTGGTCGGAACCGGGGTGGTGGAGATTCCGGTGGCGACCCTTTTGTTGGGTAAACGGCGTTATCCCTGTGGCGGTGGGGGATTTTTTCGGTTGTATCCCTATTTTTTCTCCCGTTGGGCTTGGCATCGTCTCAATGAGGGAGAAGGTCGTTCCGGGGTGTTTTATTTTCACCCCTGGGAGCTGGATCCGGATCAACCCCGGATGCCGGGTCTTGGGTGGAAGTCCCGGTTGCGCCATTATCTGAATTTGCGCCGGATGGAGGGGCGGATGACGGCCCTGTTGGGGGATTTTCGCTGGGAGCGGATGGATCGGGTCTATGCCGGGGTGATCGAAGGGGAACGGACGTGA
- a CDS encoding tyrosine-protein kinase family protein encodes MTDYQNIHKKVVLDFERLRAKGVLTPDAGRSIMAEEYRVIKRPLLLNAMGKESERVANGKMIMVTSAFPKEGKTFTAINLAISLAAEMDLNVLLVDGDVAKPSVARILGFKAKVGLIDCLLGKVDNYSEVLIKTNVPKLTLLPSGRRHHHATELLASENMRILIKQLIDSPDRIVVFDSPPLLVTTEARELARNMGQIVMVVEAERTPQFAVKDALEQLENPDIVGLVLNKFRKRGPGGGYYYYGYGGYGGYGGYGGYGGGYGGGYGGGYGGGYGGGYGSQEDAPPPRKGFFSRLFGRGQE; translated from the coding sequence ATGACGGACTATCAGAACATCCACAAGAAAGTCGTGCTGGACTTCGAGCGGTTGCGCGCCAAGGGGGTGTTGACCCCGGATGCCGGACGCAGCATCATGGCCGAAGAGTACCGGGTGATCAAGCGTCCCTTGCTGCTCAACGCCATGGGCAAAGAGTCGGAACGGGTCGCCAATGGCAAGATGATCATGGTGACCAGCGCCTTTCCCAAGGAGGGCAAGACCTTCACCGCCATCAATCTGGCCATCAGTCTGGCCGCCGAGATGGATCTGAACGTGTTGCTGGTGGATGGGGACGTGGCCAAGCCTTCGGTGGCCCGCATTCTGGGATTCAAGGCCAAGGTGGGTTTGATCGATTGTCTGCTGGGCAAGGTGGACAACTACTCCGAAGTTTTGATCAAGACCAATGTGCCCAAATTGACTCTGCTTCCCTCCGGTCGCCGGCATCACCATGCCACGGAACTGCTGGCCAGCGAGAACATGCGGATTTTGATCAAGCAGTTGATCGACAGTCCGGACCGTATCGTGGTGTTCGACTCGCCTCCTTTGCTGGTGACCACCGAGGCCCGGGAACTGGCCCGCAACATGGGGCAGATCGTGATGGTGGTGGAGGCGGAACGCACCCCCCAATTCGCGGTCAAGGATGCCCTGGAACAGTTGGAAAATCCCGATATCGTGGGTCTGGTGCTCAACAAGTTCCGCAAACGCGGTCCGGGCGGCGGCTATTATTATTATGGCTACGGTGGTTACGGCGGCTACGGCGGATATGGAGGCTACGGCGGCGGCTACGGTGGAGGCTACGGCGGTGGTTATGGTGGGGGCTACGGCGGCGGTTATGGCAGCCAGGAAGATGCCCCTCCACCCCGGAAAGGATTCTTCAGCCGGTTGTTCGGCAGGGGACAGGAGTGA
- a CDS encoding TIGR03013 family PEP-CTERM/XrtA system glycosyltransferase, which produces MIRIFRHYLHRWSMVLLAIESVLATLAVYIGVAVRFSGLEHHDEIHGDLLLPKALFFALVTVTSLAAMGRYQRLMDEGFSGELLHVGLSFVVGLVAMSMLFYVFPDLFIGRGAFGYALVFCFWMILGVRSIFFHFILDLDLLNRRVIVFGTGEHARQVSRVVARESVDQVQSDCTLVGFWPVPGESERVERERIIWDTRELYEYAEQHDVDEVVVALETPFPGLYLNEIQECKSRGIRIMDLQEFCERERHILLTEAMDPAWWLFHSEGLYREPWSEGIKKLFDISISLVLVLISAPVMLLAALAILIESGGRGPVFYTQERVGFGGRIFQVMKFRSMHTDAEKDGVPRWAVRDDDRITRVGRFIRKSRIDELPQFFNVLKGEMSLVGPRPERPAFVAALKTRIPYYVERLRVKPGITGWAQIRYGYGASEEDAGEKLQYDLYYVKNRGLFLDLLVLIHTVEVVLFGHGAAGPRQHENR; this is translated from the coding sequence GTGATCCGTATTTTCCGTCACTATCTGCACCGCTGGTCCATGGTGCTTTTGGCCATCGAGTCCGTGCTGGCGACGCTGGCCGTGTATATCGGCGTGGCGGTGCGCTTTTCGGGCCTGGAGCATCATGACGAGATCCATGGGGATTTGCTGTTGCCCAAGGCGTTGTTTTTCGCGCTGGTGACCGTGACCAGTCTGGCGGCCATGGGGCGTTATCAGCGTCTGATGGACGAGGGGTTCTCCGGCGAACTGCTGCATGTCGGGTTGAGCTTCGTGGTGGGTCTGGTGGCCATGAGCATGTTGTTTTATGTGTTTCCGGATCTGTTCATCGGGCGCGGCGCGTTCGGGTATGCTTTGGTGTTTTGTTTCTGGATGATCCTGGGGGTGCGGTCAATTTTTTTTCACTTCATCCTGGATCTGGATCTGCTCAATCGGCGGGTGATCGTCTTTGGCACCGGGGAACACGCCCGACAGGTCTCCCGGGTCGTGGCCAGGGAGAGCGTGGATCAGGTTCAGTCCGATTGCACGTTGGTCGGTTTCTGGCCCGTACCGGGAGAGTCGGAACGGGTGGAGCGGGAACGGATCATCTGGGATACCCGGGAACTGTACGAATATGCCGAACAGCATGACGTGGACGAGGTGGTGGTGGCTCTGGAAACCCCGTTCCCGGGGCTTTACCTGAACGAGATCCAGGAGTGCAAGAGTCGTGGCATTCGGATCATGGATCTTCAGGAGTTTTGCGAGCGGGAACGTCACATTCTGCTTACCGAGGCCATGGATCCGGCTTGGTGGTTGTTCCACTCGGAGGGGCTGTACCGGGAACCCTGGAGCGAAGGGATCAAAAAGCTGTTTGATATTTCCATCAGTCTGGTATTGGTGTTGATCAGCGCGCCGGTGATGCTGCTGGCGGCCCTGGCCATCCTGATCGAAAGCGGAGGACGGGGACCGGTTTTTTATACCCAGGAACGGGTCGGGTTCGGAGGCCGGATTTTTCAAGTCATGAAATTCCGCAGCATGCACACCGACGCCGAAAAGGATGGCGTGCCCCGCTGGGCGGTTCGGGACGATGACCGGATCACACGGGTCGGACGTTTCATCCGCAAGAGCCGCATCGATGAACTGCCGCAATTTTTTAATGTGCTGAAAGGGGAAATGAGCCTCGTGGGCCCCCGACCCGAACGCCCGGCGTTCGTGGCCGCCCTGAAAACCCGCATTCCCTATTATGTCGAACGGTTGCGGGTCAAGCCCGGGATTACCGGTTGGGCACAAATTCGTTACGGTTATGGGGCGTCAGAGGAAGACGCGGGGGAGAAATTGCAGTACGATCTGTATTATGTGAAGAATCGCGGTCTTTTTTTGGATCTGTTGGTGTTGATCCACACCGTGGAGGTGGTTCTGTTTGGACATGGGGCTGCCGGGCCAAGACAACACGAAAATCGATGA
- a CDS encoding glycosyltransferase, translated as MQPTSPAIAVILPCYNEEHAIGRVVEEFRRALPQARIFVYDNNSTDQTMARAKEAGAEVRQESRQGKGQVVRRMFADIDADVYVMADGDGTYEAMAAPGMIAQLITHQLDMVVGSRHDAGEQEQYRPGHRLGNQLLTHSVALLFGRGFSDMLSGYRVFSRRFVKTFPAHSSGFEIETELTVHALHHNLPCQEFPTRYMARAPGSVSKLNTYQDGLRILLMILLLSKEARPFAFFGLISLLLTTLAILLAIPIFITFFETGLVPRVPTALLCLGMVIMASISLTSGIILHSISRTRSETHRYHYLSHTPHPPVLKP; from the coding sequence ATGCAACCGACCTCACCTGCCATTGCCGTCATCCTCCCCTGCTACAACGAGGAACACGCCATTGGTCGCGTGGTGGAGGAGTTCCGACGTGCGCTGCCCCAGGCGCGCATTTTCGTCTACGACAACAACAGCACCGATCAAACCATGGCCAGAGCCAAAGAGGCCGGAGCCGAAGTGCGCCAGGAGTCCAGACAGGGCAAAGGTCAGGTGGTGCGGCGCATGTTCGCCGACATCGACGCGGATGTCTACGTCATGGCCGACGGGGATGGCACCTACGAAGCCATGGCCGCTCCCGGCATGATCGCGCAGCTCATCACCCACCAGCTCGACATGGTGGTGGGCTCCCGGCACGACGCCGGAGAACAAGAACAGTACCGGCCCGGTCACAGACTGGGCAATCAACTGCTGACCCACTCCGTGGCCCTGCTGTTCGGACGGGGATTTTCCGATATGCTCTCCGGTTATCGGGTCTTTTCACGCCGCTTTGTCAAAACCTTTCCGGCCCACTCCAGCGGCTTTGAAATCGAAACCGAACTCACCGTACACGCCCTGCATCACAACCTGCCGTGTCAGGAGTTTCCGACCCGCTACATGGCCCGGGCGCCGGGCAGCGTGAGCAAACTCAACACCTATCAGGACGGACTGCGCATCCTGCTCATGATCCTGCTGCTGTCCAAAGAGGCAAGACCCTTCGCCTTTTTCGGCCTGATCTCCCTGCTGTTGACCACCCTGGCCATCCTGCTGGCCATTCCCATTTTCATCACCTTCTTTGAAACCGGTCTGGTGCCCAGAGTCCCCACCGCGCTGCTGTGTCTGGGCATGGTGATCATGGCAAGCATCAGCCTGACCAGCGGCATCATCCTGCACAGCATCAGCCGCACCCGCAGCGAAACGCACCGCTATCACTACCTGAGCCATACACCGCATCCACCTGTTCTTAAACCATAA